A single region of the Oscillospiraceae bacterium genome encodes:
- a CDS encoding TIGR04100 family radical SAM protein — protein MTITYQVKNGIYVNITNRCPCDCTFCLRNNNDKVYDSDSLWLEREPTVQEICDSIDTWDLDKYTEIVFCGFGEPTERLDALLKVAKYIKEKSNIKIRINTNGLSDLIWKEKTAPKLKGLIDAVSVSLNATNKEDYLKIVRSKFGIDSYDAMLEFTKDCVNYVPDVMMTVVDVVTSPEEQQRCLEICNSIGATLRIRPYES, from the coding sequence ATGACTATTACATACCAGGTTAAAAACGGAATTTATGTCAATATCACAAACCGTTGTCCTTGTGACTGTACTTTTTGCCTGAGAAATAACAACGACAAAGTTTATGATTCAGACTCTCTTTGGCTTGAGCGTGAGCCCACTGTACAAGAAATTTGTGACAGCATTGACACTTGGGATTTAGATAAATACACTGAAATTGTTTTTTGCGGTTTTGGAGAACCTACAGAACGTCTTGACGCTTTGCTGAAGGTAGCAAAATATATTAAAGAAAAAAGTAATATAAAAATCCGTATAAATACAAACGGTTTATCCGATTTAATTTGGAAAGAAAAAACTGCGCCCAAGCTCAAAGGACTTATTGATGCAGTTTCCGTAAGCCTTAATGCTACCAATAAAGAGGATTATCTTAAAATAGTGCGTTCTAAATTCGGTATTGACTCATACGACGCTATGCTTGAGTTTACAAAAGATTGCGTAAACTATGTTCCTGATGTTATGATGACAGTGGTAGATGTTGTAACTTCTCCCGAAGAGCAACAGCGTTGCCTCGAAATTTGTAATTCTATAGGCGCTACCCTTCGCATACGACCGTATGAAAGCTGA
- a CDS encoding TIGR04002 family protein, with the protein MKKENIKLMCLAGVFTAIVFVFTAYLHIPIHTGYIHIGDGFIYLASCILPLPYAVFVGAGGALLADCLTGFALWAPASVIIKAITVFFFCRKTHKIISKRNIFALVPSSLICIGGYYIYDALITGNFFSPIAAIWGNITQCVFSSIVFILIGITFDKIDIKKFIR; encoded by the coding sequence ATGAAAAAAGAAAACATAAAGCTTATGTGCCTTGCAGGAGTTTTTACTGCTATTGTATTTGTTTTTACTGCTTATCTTCATATTCCAATCCATACGGGATATATACATATAGGAGACGGATTTATATATCTTGCTTCTTGCATACTCCCATTGCCTTATGCTGTCTTTGTAGGTGCAGGCGGTGCTCTTCTTGCTGACTGTCTTACAGGCTTTGCTCTTTGGGCGCCTGCTTCTGTAATCATTAAAGCTATAACTGTATTTTTCTTTTGCAGAAAAACGCACAAAATTATTTCTAAAAGAAATATATTTGCCTTAGTCCCTTCCTCCTTAATATGTATTGGTGGCTATTACATTTACGATGCGTTGATAACGGGTAATTTCTTTTCTCCTATAGCTGCAATTTGGGGAAATATAACTCAATGTGTTTTTAGCAGTATTGTATTTATCCTTATTGGCATTACATTTGATAAAATTGATATTAAAAAATTTATAAGGTGA
- a CDS encoding pyridoxamine kinase, with product MLRTQQKKIAVINDFSGFGRCSITVSLPIISAMKIQCCPLPTSIFSNHTGFDSFYYTDFTEHMSSYIEEWKKLNLNFNGILTGFLGSPEQIDIVKHFFEYFKKEDAVIVIDPIMGDCGELYPTYSPELAKKMGSLVPYADILTPNLTEACILTNTKYRNDIDKDGLLEICQKLSLMGPKKIVISGLEHQDNLDNFIFEKGKAPIVITAHKVGPCRAGTGDVFSSIIAADAVNGKDFTTSIQHASSFIAKALRKTVELGLPKTDGICFEEFLSEI from the coding sequence ATGTTACGCACACAGCAAAAAAAAATAGCTGTTATCAATGATTTTTCCGGTTTTGGACGTTGTTCTATTACTGTTTCATTACCTATTATATCTGCGATGAAAATTCAGTGCTGTCCCTTGCCTACCTCAATTTTTTCTAACCATACAGGCTTTGATAGCTTTTATTATACAGATTTCACCGAACATATGAGCTCTTATATAGAAGAATGGAAAAAGTTAAATCTTAATTTTAACGGAATACTTACAGGTTTTCTCGGTTCTCCGGAACAAATAGATATAGTAAAACATTTTTTTGAGTATTTTAAAAAAGAAGATGCCGTTATTGTTATAGACCCAATTATGGGTGATTGCGGAGAGCTATACCCCACCTACTCTCCCGAGCTTGCAAAAAAAATGGGTTCTTTAGTCCCATATGCTGATATTCTTACTCCTAATCTCACAGAGGCTTGTATTCTTACTAATACTAAATACCGTAATGATATAGACAAAGATGGACTTCTTGAAATATGTCAAAAGCTTAGCTTAATGGGACCGAAAAAAATTGTTATTTCAGGTCTTGAACACCAAGACAACCTTGATAATTTTATTTTTGAAAAAGGAAAAGCACCTATTGTTATTACAGCACACAAAGTAGGTCCATGCCGTGCAGGAACCGGTGATGTTTTTTCTTCAATTATTGCCGCTGATGCTGTTAATGGCAAAGACTTTACAACTTCTATTCAACACGCTTCTTCTTTTATTGCCAAAGCTTTGCGCAAAACTGTTGAGCTCGGTTTACCGAAAACTGACGGTATTTGTTTTGAAGAATTTTTATCAGAAATCTGA